A single region of the Epinephelus moara isolate mb chromosome 12, YSFRI_EMoa_1.0, whole genome shotgun sequence genome encodes:
- the LOC126398651 gene encoding bromo adjacent homology domain-containing 1 protein, translated as MTHARQKGSLRQSDSSAEWWDNSPLWPHGGTMGDAWPERTLRFGRTKKISEIIKQRKDMAKRVKDKRGRTEKSDQHRKLDRRRDKKRDRKLYPLRGRAGGSDGEGLSCHVLLTRLEESIRDQERSEERVRKDARRHLTLKPKPRKGKSSERKEVKSLPKTKSKSNSPSRGECIHVPQPRKRRLASLNAEAVNTLLLERATDPQAAAKQARRQEEPTNGGISLDTNPTRSGIPGGLKASRGNITRASMSHKLELCQSSKQVKKAKASRAESGGMSHESLDAPAPRRLAGLNAAALLKLTSSSATSKQRVKAAPTATVTSDCKAPASTPKQHSRVKLRDKGRSQKQKKKTPPLHSGCTACRKKADFEAKVEWETGSCTHRLTKPGYQSRSMLAYPLKQVKEEQLETELSPYYCCPPEGSVEYCHRLAFFLGQQPYTESDDQPLNSAMTPVKRECLVTSPSLTHSHPHTALTLGPHPCLCTADHCFSSYYVHIAHPTHTGTTSAGLASRPLNFAPPSLCPNRMTGSKLLDPRVSHSSGLAHPAYCNSVASPCYSDTCGIGGYTYRAMPPVTSRGCSYSTGCTGCTHSIKTEGYSSPQGDHSPSLLVPPSLPISSCPLSSVPTSTQTKPHLLTPLSGRDQPQARLKLATECPQSNEPSNGSLSMGRTRLPQKQSSALPSLSGTKQKRVTRRRATNGWRPVGMPTEREVFIAGEDETALRQCYEGVERDGEVIHVRDTVLLRSGPRKKSLPYVAKISALWEDPKTGELMMSLFWYYRPEHTQGGRDPSTHCENEIFASRHQDENSVACIEDRCYVLPLAQYCRFCALVKRRAEGAPPGSASMVPCRPDFAPPSHRCVPTDVDPELVYLCRHVYDFRYGRILKNLQ; from the exons ATGACTCACGCAAGGCAGAAGGGTTCCCTGAGGCAGAGCGACAGTAGTGCTGAGTGGTGGGACAACTCCCCTCTTTGGCCACATGGTGGCACTATGGGCGACGCCTGGCCTGAGCGCACACTGCGATTCGGGAGGACAAAGAAGATAAGTGAGATCATCAAACAAAGGAAAGACATGGCCAAGAGGGTGAAAGACAAAAGAGGGAGGACGGAAAAATCAGATCAGCACAGAAAACTCGACCGGAGGCGTGACAAGAAACGGGACAGGAAGTTGTATCCTTTGCGCGGGAGGGCTGGAGGTTCAGATGGGGAGGGGCTCAGCTGTCACGTCCTGCTCACCCGTTTGGAGGAAAGCATCCGTGATCAAGAAAGGTCTGAAGAAAGGGTACGAAAGGACGCACGCAGACATTTAACTCTCAAACCCAAACCCAGAAAAGGGAAAAGCAGTGAAAGAAAAGAGGTGAAGTCATTACCAAAAACCAAATCAAAGTCAAACAGCCCAAGTCGTGGCGAGTGTATTCATGTCCCACAACCTCGCAAGCGCAGACTGGCCTCTCTCAATGCCGAGGCGGTGAACACTCTGCTGCTTGAAAGAGCTACTGACCCTCAGGCGGCAGCTAAACAGGCCAGGAGACAGGAAGAGCCCACGAATGGAGGGATATCTCTGGATACAAATCCAACCAGGAGTGGCATCCCTGGAGGTCTAAAGGCTTCACGAGGAAACATCACCAGAGCCTCCATGTCTCACAAACTTGAACTGTGCCAAAGCTCTAAGCAGGTCAAGAAGGCCAAAGCCAGCCGGGCAGAGAGCGGGGGGATGAGTCATGAGAGTCTGGACGCCCCCGCCCCCAGAAGACTGGCTGGACTCAACGCTGCAGCCCTGCTGAAATTAACCAGCTCCTCTGCGACCAGTAAGCAGAGAGTAAAAGCTGCACCCACAGCTACTGTCACGTCAGACTGCAAGGCTCCTGCCTCAACCCCAAAACAGCACTCCAGAGTCAAACTCAGAGACAAGGGGCGCTCACAGAAGCAGAAGAAAAAGACCCCTCCCCTGCACAGTGGCTGCACAGCCTGCAGAAAGAAGGCGGACTTTGAGGCCAAAGTGGAGTGGGAGACCGGCAGCTGCACCCATCGACTGACCAAACCAGGCTACCAGTCGCGCAGCATGCTAGCATACCCACTAAAGCAAGTGAAGGAGGAGCAGCTGGAGACCGAACTGAGCCCATACTACTGCTGTCCCCCAGAGGGCTCAGTGGAATACTGCCACCGCTTGGCCTTCTTCCTGGGCCAGCAGCCCTACACAGAATCAGACGATCAGCCACTCAACTCAGCCATGACCCCTGTGAAGCGCGAGTGCCTCGTAACCTCACCTTCCCTGACGCATTCCCACCCGCACACAGCCCTGACCCTCGGCCCCCACCCTTGCCTCTGCACCGCCGACCACTGCTTCTCCAGCTACTACGTTCACATCGCCCACCCAACACACACTGGAACAACGTCAGCAGGCCTGGCCTCGCGGCCTCTGAACTTTGCACCCCCCAGTTTATGCCCTAATCGGATGACTGGCTCCAAGCTGCTGGATCCGCGGGTGTCTCACAGCTCAGGGCTGGCCCACCCCGCCTACTGCAACTCGGTGGCTTCACCCTGTTACAGTGACACCTGCGGGATCGGTGGCTACACCTATAGAGCGATGCCTCCTGTCACCAGCAGGGGTTGTTCTTACAGCACAGGATGCACTGGATGCACACACAGCATCAAAACAG AGGGTTACTCCTCCCCTCAGGGTGACCACAGCCCCTCCCTCCTGGTTCCCCCGTCCCTACCCATCTCCAGTTGCCCTCTATCCAGCGTGCCCACATCCACCCAGACCAAACCCCACCTGCTGACCCCCCTGTCAGGGCGAGACCAGCCCCAGGCCAGGTTAAAGCTGGCCACAGAATGCCCGCAGAGCAACGAGCCCTCCAACGGCTCCCTGTCCATGGGCCGCACACGGCTGCCCCAGAAACAGTCGTCGGCCCTGCCAAGCCTCAGTGGCACCAAACAGAAGAGAGTGACTCGCAGACGTGCCACCAACGGCTGGCGGCCTGTTGGAATGCCCACGGAGAGGGAGGTCTTCATTGCG GGAGAGGATGAGACGGCCCTGCGGCAGTGTTATGAAGGAGTGGAGAGGGACGGTGAAGTGATACACGTcagagacactgtgctgctaCGATCGGGCCCCAGGAAGAAATCCCTCCCATATGTTGCTAAGATATCAGCGCTGTGGGAGGACCCCAAAACAG GAGAGCTGATGATGAGTCTTTTCTGGTACTACCGACCTGAGCACACACAGGGAGGCCGAGATCCCAGCACACACTGTGAG AATGAGATTTTCGCCTCTCGGCATCAGGATGAAAATAGTGTGGCCTGCATAGAAGACAGATGCTACGTTCTCCCACTAGCCCAGTACTGTAG atttTGTGCCTTGGTGAAGCGGCGTGCCGAAGGTGCCCCACCTGGCAGCGCCAGCATGGTGCCCTGCCGCCCCGACTTCGCCCCCCCTTCCCACCGCTGTGTGCCCACAGACGTCGACCCTGAGCTGGTGTATCTCTGCCGGCACGTCTATGACTTCCGTTACGGACGCATCCTGAAGAACCTGCAGTAG